In Acidobacteriota bacterium, the following proteins share a genomic window:
- a CDS encoding alpha/beta fold hydrolase, protein MSRDITAVPPIPADQRHAYGADVSQFFDLFLPASTPGSKPRGFAVGFLLMIHGGFWRARYDLTHASHLCAALSAAGIATASLEYRRVGKNDGSNGNAGGWPASFDDVRAGLAAARQHFAAPPVVVGHSAGGHLALRLAAATSAMKGVVALAPVADLQLAYDLHLSHDAVVGFLGGTPAEKPEAYAAADAARHASAIPRTLIHGTHDDVVPIALSQSFLAQRRADHGPVELVELADAGHLDLIDPQAPAFKIVLQSVLRFA, encoded by the coding sequence ATGTCGCGCGATATCACTGCTGTGCCACCCATCCCCGCTGACCAGCGCCACGCCTATGGCGCCGACGTCAGCCAGTTCTTCGACCTGTTCTTGCCCGCCTCCACGCCCGGTTCAAAGCCGCGTGGCTTTGCGGTTGGTTTCCTATTAATGATCCACGGTGGCTTCTGGCGCGCGCGCTATGACCTTACCCATGCCAGTCATCTGTGCGCGGCGCTATCCGCTGCCGGCATTGCCACCGCCAGCCTGGAATATCGCCGCGTGGGCAAGAACGACGGTAGCAACGGAAACGCCGGCGGATGGCCGGCCAGCTTCGACGACGTCCGCGCCGGCCTCGCCGCCGCGCGCCAGCACTTCGCCGCTCCCCCCGTGGTCGTGGGACACTCCGCCGGCGGCCACCTCGCGCTCCGCCTCGCAGCCGCAACCTCTGCCATGAAGGGGGTAGTTGCGCTCGCTCCCGTCGCCGACCTGCAACTCGCTTACGACCTCCACCTCAGCCATGACGCTGTCGTCGGCTTCCTCGGCGGCACTCCCGCCGAAAAGCCCGAGGCCTACGCCGCTGCCGACGCCGCCCGCCACGCCTCCGCCATCCCGCGCACGCTCATCCACGGAACGCACGACGACGTTGTCCCCATCGCCCTCAGCCAGTCCTTCCTCGCGCAGCGCCGCGCCGACCACGGCCCGGTCGAACTCGTGGAGCTCGCCGATGCGGGACACTTAGACCTCATCGACCCGCAGGCGCCCGCCTTCAAGATCGTGTTGCAGTCCGTTCTTCGGTTTGCCTGA